From the genome of Winogradskyella forsetii, one region includes:
- a CDS encoding ferritin-like domain-containing protein, with the protein MSIIKFLDEFTNESMLEKKSSRRDIFGTFGSLGKKAALAAIPFGLAGLTSKAHAQTMGDPVSALQLALTLEYLEDEFYDLALQSGVITDSAVETVYMKISQHEQAHVDFLTAGLTNAGVTPVEKPDFDFTAGGMFDPFNPSNPDAYAQLLALAQAFEDTGVRAYKGQAGNLQGSDFLTAGLQIHSVEARHASEIRRIRGLKGWITRDERGAGMPAATQAVYDGEENLIQGGLDVTTLGSGPAFSVDASTEAYDETLSGDEATAIASLFIVS; encoded by the coding sequence ATGAGTATCATAAAATTTTTAGATGAATTCACTAACGAAAGTATGTTAGAAAAGAAATCATCGAGACGAGACATATTTGGAACTTTTGGTTCTTTAGGTAAAAAAGCAGCTTTAGCGGCTATCCCTTTTGGACTTGCAGGCTTAACAAGTAAAGCCCATGCGCAAACTATGGGTGATCCAGTGAGCGCATTACAATTAGCTTTGACTTTAGAATATTTAGAGGATGAATTTTACGATTTAGCATTACAATCTGGTGTTATAACAGATTCAGCTGTTGAAACAGTTTACATGAAAATTTCTCAACATGAACAAGCTCATGTAGATTTTCTAACCGCTGGGTTAACCAACGCTGGTGTAACTCCTGTAGAGAAACCTGATTTTGATTTTACTGCTGGTGGAATGTTTGATCCGTTTAATCCATCAAATCCTGATGCCTATGCCCAATTATTAGCCTTAGCACAAGCATTTGAAGATACTGGAGTAAGAGCCTATAAAGGACAAGCCGGTAATTTACAAGGTTCTGATTTTTTAACCGCTGGACTGCAAATTCACTCTGTAGAAGCTAGACATGCTTCTGAAATTAGAAGAATCAGAGGCCTGAAAGGTTGGATCACACGTGACGAACGCGGTGCTGGAATGCCAGCCGCTACGCAAGCAGTATATGATGGCGAAGAAAACCTTATTCAAGGCGGATTGGATGTTACCACATTAGGCAGTGGTCCTGCATTTAGCGTGGATGCATCAACTGAAGCTTATGATGAAACATTATCAGGTGACGAAGCAACTGCCATTGCGAGCTTATTTATAGTGAGCTAG
- a CDS encoding MltF family protein encodes MPANKKSFNFFQFIAILFLTLCLTCVEKPTNSNITVEEPTLERDLAAIKKDGKLKALTVYSGTSYFLYRGKPMGYEYELLKRLAKHLDLELEIIVADDIDDLINMLNRGEGDILAHGLTITASRKASVSFSNYLYLTKQVLVQKKPDDWRTMHWHKLENALVNDAIELLQDTVSVRNESAYKERITNLSEELGGKIYIENLPGEMATDKIIKKVAEGEIKYTIADNNIAKIMASYHPILDVDVPVSFSQRIGWATRKNSPELLKATNLWLEELKKEVDYNVIYNKYFKNKKDFRRRVKSDFYSLNKEEISPYDSLIKIHSEKIGWDWRLVASLIYQESRFDPNNSSWANAKGLMQIMPKTAKELGVTDPTDPKQSIRGGTSYLGQLWEKFEAVKDSIERGKFTMASYNCGLYHVKDAQKLAKKRGLNPKLWDDNVEDMILELSSPKNYNDPVVKYGYVRGIEPYNYVNQIFERYAHYKQFISE; translated from the coding sequence ATGCCAGCTAATAAAAAATCTTTTAACTTTTTTCAATTTATAGCTATTTTATTTTTAACCCTATGTCTCACTTGCGTTGAAAAACCTACCAACAGTAATATAACTGTAGAAGAACCGACACTAGAAAGAGATCTCGCAGCGATTAAAAAAGACGGTAAGCTAAAAGCTTTAACCGTCTATAGTGGCACAAGCTACTTTCTTTACAGAGGTAAACCCATGGGCTACGAATATGAGCTTTTAAAGCGACTTGCTAAACATCTTGATTTAGAACTAGAAATCATAGTGGCAGATGATATTGACGACCTCATCAACATGCTGAATCGTGGTGAAGGTGATATTTTAGCGCATGGCTTAACGATAACTGCAAGCCGGAAAGCTTCGGTTTCATTTTCAAATTACTTGTATTTAACCAAACAAGTTCTTGTACAGAAAAAACCAGATGATTGGCGAACGATGCATTGGCATAAGTTAGAAAACGCCTTAGTTAATGATGCCATAGAACTGTTGCAAGACACGGTCTCCGTTCGTAATGAATCTGCTTACAAAGAGCGAATAACCAATCTATCCGAAGAACTTGGCGGCAAAATTTATATTGAAAACCTGCCTGGTGAAATGGCAACGGATAAAATCATTAAAAAAGTTGCTGAAGGTGAAATTAAATATACGATTGCAGATAACAACATTGCTAAAATCATGGCCTCTTACCACCCTATATTAGATGTTGATGTGCCTGTAAGCTTCTCTCAACGTATTGGCTGGGCTACCCGAAAAAACTCACCGGAACTTTTAAAAGCCACCAACTTATGGCTCGAAGAGCTTAAAAAAGAGGTGGATTACAATGTGATTTATAATAAGTATTTCAAAAACAAAAAAGACTTTAGGAGGCGTGTAAAAAGTGATTTTTACAGTTTGAATAAGGAAGAAATCAGTCCCTACGACAGTTTAATTAAAATTCATTCCGAAAAAATAGGTTGGGATTGGCGTTTGGTTGCTTCGCTTATTTATCAAGAATCGCGCTTCGATCCCAACAACAGCTCTTGGGCCAATGCCAAAGGCTTGATGCAAATTATGCCAAAAACCGCTAAAGAACTAGGTGTTACCGACCCAACTGATCCTAAACAAAGCATTAGAGGTGGTACATCTTACCTAGGGCAACTATGGGAAAAATTTGAAGCTGTAAAGGATTCCATAGAGCGTGGAAAATTTACAATGGCTTCCTACAACTGTGGACTATACCATGTGAAAGATGCCCAAAAGCTAGCTAAAAAACGTGGGCTAAATCCAAAACTATGGGATGACAATGTAGAGGATATGATTCTAGAATTAAGCTCTCCAAAAAATTATAATGACCCAGTGGTAAAATATGGTTATGTAAGAGGTATCGAACCCTATAACTATGTGAATCAAATTTTTGAACGTTATGCACATTATAAGCAGTTTATTTCGGAATGA
- a CDS encoding RNA polymerase sigma factor yields MKDIDIDSQLQKLLRADDKKALEKVYVDYKAEFLNYSKRYTIDTSDVLDVYQDAIIAMHQNFVTSQLELKTSTVKTYLFGIGKNQLFKKLKQKHRILRVEIETDDYTEIELEHNLPTENQKILAKRLAEISGTCKQLLQLFYYRNLTIDEIVEQTHYKDGNTVRSHKSRCLKHLKSLMKVN; encoded by the coding sequence ATGAAAGACATAGACATTGACAGTCAATTACAGAAGCTACTACGAGCTGATGATAAAAAAGCTTTAGAAAAAGTTTATGTAGATTATAAAGCAGAATTTTTAAATTATTCTAAACGTTATACTATCGACACATCCGATGTTTTAGATGTTTATCAAGATGCTATTATCGCAATGCATCAAAACTTTGTAACGTCTCAACTGGAATTGAAGACAAGTACTGTAAAAACATATTTGTTTGGTATAGGTAAAAATCAATTATTTAAAAAATTAAAGCAAAAACATCGCATTTTGCGAGTTGAAATTGAAACTGATGATTATACGGAAATTGAACTAGAACACAATTTACCGACAGAAAATCAGAAAATATTAGCAAAACGATTAGCTGAAATATCTGGAACTTGCAAACAACTATTGCAACTCTTTTATTATAGAAATTTAACTATTGATGAAATTGTAGAGCAAACGCATTATAAAGATGGGAATACTGTTAGAAGCCATAAATCAAGATGTTTAAAGCACCTTAAATCTTTAATGAAAGTTAATTAA
- a CDS encoding ABC-F family ATP-binding cassette domain-containing protein — MISVDNLAVEFSGQTLFSEVSFTINENDKIALMGKNGAGKSTMMKIIAGVQNATRGHVRFPKDAVIAYLPQHLLTEDNTTVFDEASKAFAHVYEMRDEMDALNKQLETRTDYESDAYMKIIERVSDLGEKYYALEEVNYDAEVEKALKGLGFKQEDFTRQTNEFSGGWRMRIELAKILLQKPDLILLDEPTNHIDIESVIWLEDFLVNKANAVLVISHDRAFIDNITNRTIEVTMGRIYDYKANYSHYLQLREDRRTHQIKAYQEQQKFIADNRAFIERFKGTYSKTNQVSSRERMLEKLEIIEIDEVDTSALRLRFPATQRSGDYPVTVKDVSKSYGEHVVFKDANMSIARGEKVCFVGRNGEGKSTMIKAILGEIDVQGTCVLGHNVKVGYFAQNQAALLDEDLTVFQTVDEVAKGDVRTQIKNILGGFMFRGDDIDKKVGVLSGGEKTRLAMVKLLLEPVNLLILDEPTNHLDLKSKDVLKEALQNFDGTLILVSHDRDFLQGLAKKVFEFKEKRVIEHFETIDDFLARNRVESLKSLDL; from the coding sequence ATGATTTCAGTCGATAATTTAGCTGTAGAATTTAGCGGACAGACCTTATTTAGTGAGGTTTCTTTCACGATAAATGAAAATGACAAAATTGCCTTAATGGGTAAAAATGGCGCAGGAAAATCTACCATGATGAAAATTATTGCAGGTGTTCAAAATGCGACTCGTGGTCATGTGCGTTTTCCTAAAGATGCCGTGATTGCTTATTTGCCGCAACATTTATTGACAGAAGATAATACCACGGTTTTTGATGAAGCCTCTAAAGCCTTTGCCCATGTTTATGAAATGCGAGACGAAATGGATGCTCTCAACAAGCAATTAGAAACTAGAACCGATTATGAGTCTGACGCTTACATGAAAATCATAGAGCGCGTTTCAGATTTAGGTGAGAAGTATTATGCCTTAGAAGAAGTGAACTATGACGCTGAAGTCGAAAAGGCCTTAAAAGGTTTAGGTTTTAAACAAGAAGATTTTACTAGGCAAACCAATGAATTTTCGGGTGGTTGGCGCATGCGGATTGAATTGGCTAAAATTCTGCTTCAAAAGCCAGATTTAATTTTATTGGATGAGCCTACCAACCATATAGATATTGAATCCGTAATTTGGTTAGAGGATTTTTTAGTCAATAAAGCGAATGCTGTTTTAGTCATTTCGCACGATAGGGCATTCATCGATAATATTACCAATAGAACCATTGAGGTGACCATGGGTCGTATTTATGATTACAAAGCCAATTATTCGCATTATTTACAATTGCGTGAAGACCGACGCACGCATCAAATAAAAGCCTACCAAGAGCAACAGAAATTTATTGCCGATAATAGGGCTTTTATAGAACGTTTTAAAGGCACGTATTCTAAAACCAACCAAGTATCCTCACGTGAGCGAATGCTCGAAAAACTAGAGATTATTGAAATTGATGAAGTGGATACCTCTGCATTGCGATTGCGATTTCCAGCGACACAGCGTTCTGGCGATTATCCTGTAACGGTGAAGGACGTTTCCAAATCGTATGGGGAGCATGTGGTGTTTAAAGATGCTAATATGTCAATAGCACGTGGTGAAAAAGTGTGTTTTGTTGGGCGGAATGGTGAAGGGAAATCAACAATGATAAAAGCCATTTTAGGCGAAATTGATGTGCAAGGCACTTGTGTTTTAGGACATAACGTAAAGGTTGGCTATTTTGCGCAAAACCAAGCTGCCTTATTGGATGAGGATCTAACGGTTTTTCAAACAGTTGATGAGGTTGCGAAAGGCGATGTAAGAACTCAAATAAAGAACATTTTGGGTGGCTTTATGTTTCGAGGCGACGATATCGATAAAAAAGTAGGTGTGTTGTCTGGAGGTGAAAAAACCAGATTGGCAATGGTAAAACTATTGCTGGAACCTGTAAATTTATTAATTCTAGATGAGCCAACCAATCACTTGGATTTAAAGTCGAAAGATGTCTTGAAAGAAGCACTTCAAAATTTTGATGGGACATTAATATTAGTCTCTCACGATCGTGATTTTCTTCAAGGGCTTGCTAAAAAGGTCTTTGAGTTTAAGGAAAAACGGGTGATTGAACATTTTGAAACCATTGATGATTTCTTAGCCAGAAATCGAGTGGAAAGTCTTAAAAGTTTGGATTTGTAA
- a CDS encoding lipase family protein, whose protein sequence is MRRLVTFIFLLFSILSFGQLKPGFNTNEAQHTIAMCNSYNFIKQFNSDQTIIPKGYNLSYTSDVLSMDNKFQVYEDGKIGVINYRGSTDSVISWVENCYSAMIPASGTITIDGEASEYAFAKEEAAAVHAGYGLTIVVLSDVLKAQIKALNSKGIYHIIITGHSQGGALATMTRAYLENLPEGELSSKNVYKTYAYAQPMSGNKEFAIEYDERFSDEGTSYSIINPQDPIPNLPFNYEEETLITKDKIKGWLFGEDEFKPKDFGKDAFIRLFERGIKSYVKNSNTLVNKILGLKFGKIEMPEFVSDINYFPTGHLKEIEPFEYPKIELDVSDLTEEELKDLPQDEDGKWYKQAPKFFQHSPYNYYVAILKKWDRTSFENLELFYLDSDL, encoded by the coding sequence ATGAGAAGATTGGTAACCTTTATATTTTTACTTTTTTCAATACTATCATTCGGGCAGTTAAAACCAGGCTTTAATACTAATGAAGCTCAACATACTATTGCGATGTGCAATAGTTACAATTTCATCAAACAATTCAATTCCGATCAAACCATTATTCCAAAAGGCTATAATTTGAGCTATACCTCAGATGTTTTGAGCATGGACAATAAATTTCAGGTTTATGAAGATGGCAAGATTGGTGTCATCAATTATAGAGGTTCTACGGATAGTGTGATTAGTTGGGTTGAGAATTGCTATTCGGCCATGATTCCTGCAAGTGGCACAATTACGATAGATGGTGAAGCTTCCGAGTATGCATTTGCTAAGGAAGAAGCTGCAGCAGTTCACGCTGGTTATGGCTTAACCATAGTTGTACTTTCTGATGTTTTAAAGGCGCAAATAAAAGCGTTAAATTCAAAGGGCATTTATCATATTATTATCACAGGCCATAGTCAAGGTGGTGCATTGGCGACGATGACACGTGCTTATTTAGAGAATCTGCCAGAAGGGGAATTATCTTCAAAGAATGTGTATAAAACATATGCTTATGCGCAACCTATGTCTGGGAATAAAGAATTCGCTATTGAATATGACGAACGATTTAGCGATGAAGGAACGAGTTACTCCATAATTAACCCTCAAGATCCTATACCGAATTTGCCATTTAATTATGAAGAAGAGACACTCATTACAAAAGATAAAATCAAAGGCTGGTTGTTTGGAGAGGATGAATTTAAACCCAAGGACTTCGGAAAAGATGCCTTTATTAGATTGTTTGAAAGAGGAATTAAGAGCTACGTAAAAAATAGCAACACTTTGGTAAATAAAATTCTTGGGTTGAAATTCGGGAAAATAGAAATGCCAGAATTTGTTAGTGATATAAATTACTTCCCAACAGGGCATCTTAAGGAAATAGAGCCCTTCGAATATCCAAAAATTGAATTGGATGTTAGCGACCTAACCGAAGAAGAGCTCAAAGATCTTCCGCAAGATGAAGACGGAAAATGGTATAAACAAGCGCCTAAGTTTTTTCAGCATAGTCCTTATAATTATTATGTGGCGATACTTAAGAAATGGGACAGAACTTCTTTTGAAAATTTAGAGCTGTTTTATTTGGATTCGGATTTATGA
- a CDS encoding DUF4412 domain-containing protein codes for MKTLFKYTIILLVVCFSQNSEAQLLKRLKNKISNKVETKIEQAADKAIDSLGTKKTKNENTKTKVNSKATSGSVVITHSNTYGSVNIPEVKKIKAERANDTYNFSASWWTHDADIHDGFYLSIKTQHDLRHDTNKAKNVKRTFKIPEEATLKLSYDPSLPYYKKSDDDFKRAVSDNYQTYDVSKGEVTIDVLSEETIQISFNGRVSLRKVQRPKTNSDDYSESFYEATIKGGIDGESPQFTNNTSIKVAESTTKSDENYTINQLPNNTAKPGTYLFTYETKVKVTTSEQDRSYKMSYLLNPNENYMGIMVDMNEYSDEEMAGESIIVIDEGNSHIFVDAQGMKMQMSQNMMGGQQMQNPTDQMMNYDYTKLNKTGKTKTILGAICYEYTMSDNSVKMNFWVAPDVNLPNWFIQNNDLLKGHIMEYTIESKDGIMTSETIAINDNISKMINPKDYKKMF; via the coding sequence ATGAAAACACTTTTTAAATACACAATCATTCTTCTAGTAGTGTGCTTTAGTCAAAATTCCGAGGCTCAACTGCTTAAGCGTCTTAAGAATAAGATATCTAATAAGGTTGAGACAAAGATAGAGCAGGCAGCAGATAAAGCTATAGATAGTCTAGGCACAAAGAAAACAAAAAACGAAAACACTAAAACAAAGGTTAATTCTAAAGCAACCTCTGGTAGTGTAGTCATCACACACTCTAACACATATGGCTCAGTGAATATACCAGAAGTCAAAAAGATTAAGGCAGAGCGTGCTAATGACACATACAATTTTAGCGCCTCTTGGTGGACGCATGATGCAGACATACATGATGGTTTCTATCTGTCTATTAAAACGCAGCATGATTTAAGACACGATACTAATAAAGCTAAAAACGTAAAACGTACTTTCAAAATCCCAGAAGAAGCAACTCTAAAATTATCTTATGACCCTTCGTTGCCGTATTATAAAAAAAGTGATGATGATTTCAAAAGAGCTGTGTCTGATAATTACCAGACCTATGATGTTTCAAAAGGAGAGGTGACTATTGATGTACTTTCAGAGGAAACTATTCAAATTTCATTTAACGGAAGGGTGAGCTTACGAAAGGTACAACGTCCCAAAACCAATTCTGATGACTATTCTGAAAGCTTTTATGAGGCTACAATAAAGGGAGGGATCGATGGAGAAAGTCCTCAATTTACTAATAATACTTCAATTAAAGTAGCTGAGAGTACAACTAAAAGCGATGAAAATTACACTATCAATCAATTACCAAATAATACAGCAAAACCAGGCACTTATCTATTCACTTATGAAACTAAAGTAAAAGTGACTACCTCAGAACAAGATCGCTCTTATAAAATGTCTTATTTATTAAATCCAAATGAGAATTACATGGGAATAATGGTCGATATGAACGAATATTCAGATGAAGAAATGGCTGGAGAATCTATTATAGTTATAGATGAAGGGAATTCGCACATTTTTGTAGATGCCCAAGGTATGAAAATGCAAATGTCACAAAATATGATGGGTGGACAGCAAATGCAAAATCCTACTGACCAAATGATGAACTACGACTATACAAAATTGAATAAAACAGGAAAAACCAAAACCATTCTTGGTGCAATATGTTATGAATATACGATGTCAGATAATAGCGTAAAAATGAATTTTTGGGTAGCACCAGACGTAAATCTACCTAATTGGTTTATACAAAATAACGACCTTCTAAAAGGTCATATTATGGAATATACTATTGAGTCTAAAGATGGCATTATGACAAGTGAAACTATTGCTATTAATGATAACATCAGTAAAATGATAAATCCTAAGGATTATAAAAAAATGTTTTAA
- a CDS encoding YgiQ family radical SAM protein codes for MKNKLQLSDWLPTTNKEVKIRGWETLDVILFSGDAYVDHPTFGPAVIGRMLESFGLRVAIVPQPNVNDNLQDFEKLGKPRLFFGVTGGCMDPMVSNYNANKKKRDKDAYTPNGDIGFRPDYASTVYSKILKEKWPDTPVLIGGIEGSLRRVTHYDYWSDQLMPTILETSKADMLVYGMGEQPLREIIRLLEKGVPFRSLNTINQTAVLLNKEESIPKNSNWEDVEIASHETCLKDKKQYASNFKVIEQESNKLAARRIFQKVGDKMLMINPPYPTMTEAEIDASFDLPYTRLPHPKYNKRGPIPAYEMIKTSINIHRGCFGGCSFCTISAHQGKFIASRSKESILKEVDIVANMPDFKGYLSDIGGPSANMYQMKGKVQSICDKCVAPSCISPVICSNLDTSHKPLTELYQAVDNHPKVKKSFIGSGIRHDMLVPEFNKNADPKELDDYTEEVMTKHVSGRLKVAPEHTSDPVLKLMRKPSFSYFHKFKERFDKINIKKGLKLQLIPYFISNHPACEVEDMANLAAETKDMGFQLEQVQGFTPTPMTVATVIYYSGYHPYTLKKVKTPISKKEKDEQHRFFFWYKDENKAWIKKTLNKLGRQDLLQVLLPEKTEKWRKNKPKGEAKNTYNDAVPFNQRKTEDKVRFKSKKRKKKSRR; via the coding sequence GTGAAGAATAAACTACAACTTTCGGATTGGTTACCTACCACAAACAAAGAGGTGAAGATTCGCGGATGGGAAACACTCGATGTGATCCTGTTTAGTGGCGATGCCTATGTGGATCATCCAACGTTTGGACCTGCGGTTATTGGCCGTATGTTAGAGAGTTTTGGTTTGCGAGTCGCCATCGTACCGCAACCTAATGTAAATGATAATCTTCAGGATTTTGAGAAATTAGGGAAGCCAAGATTGTTTTTTGGTGTGACTGGTGGTTGCATGGATCCTATGGTAAGTAATTATAATGCCAACAAGAAGAAGCGTGATAAGGATGCCTATACACCCAATGGTGATATTGGTTTTAGACCAGATTATGCCTCAACCGTTTATTCTAAAATCTTGAAAGAAAAATGGCCAGATACACCAGTTTTAATTGGTGGTATTGAAGGGTCGTTGCGTCGTGTGACGCATTATGATTATTGGAGTGATCAACTGATGCCAACCATTTTAGAAACGTCTAAAGCTGATATGTTGGTTTACGGGATGGGCGAACAGCCGTTGCGTGAAATTATTCGTTTGCTCGAAAAAGGCGTTCCATTTCGTAGTTTGAATACTATTAATCAAACTGCAGTACTTTTAAATAAAGAGGAGAGCATTCCGAAGAACAGCAATTGGGAAGATGTAGAAATTGCTTCTCATGAAACTTGCTTAAAGGACAAAAAACAATATGCGTCCAATTTTAAGGTTATTGAGCAAGAATCCAACAAATTGGCTGCGCGACGAATTTTTCAGAAAGTAGGTGATAAGATGCTGATGATTAATCCACCTTATCCAACTATGACTGAGGCTGAAATTGATGCGTCTTTCGATCTGCCTTACACACGATTACCGCATCCGAAATATAATAAGCGAGGACCTATTCCAGCTTATGAAATGATCAAAACCTCTATAAACATTCATAGAGGCTGTTTTGGTGGTTGTAGTTTTTGTACCATTTCTGCGCATCAAGGTAAATTTATTGCCTCACGTAGTAAAGAATCGATTTTGAAAGAAGTCGATATTGTTGCGAATATGCCAGATTTTAAAGGTTATTTGAGTGATATTGGTGGGCCAAGTGCCAATATGTACCAAATGAAAGGGAAAGTGCAATCTATTTGCGACAAATGTGTGGCGCCAAGTTGTATTTCGCCAGTGATTTGTAGTAATTTAGACACGTCCCATAAACCCTTGACGGAATTATATCAAGCCGTCGATAATCATCCAAAGGTTAAAAAATCGTTTATTGGTTCCGGAATTCGACATGATATGTTGGTGCCAGAATTCAATAAAAATGCAGACCCAAAAGAGTTAGACGATTATACCGAGGAAGTGATGACAAAACATGTTTCCGGTCGTCTAAAAGTAGCACCAGAACATACCAGTGATCCTGTATTGAAGTTGATGCGTAAGCCTTCTTTTAGTTACTTCCATAAGTTTAAAGAACGTTTCGATAAGATTAATATTAAGAAAGGCTTGAAGCTGCAGTTGATACCATACTTTATATCTAATCATCCAGCTTGTGAAGTTGAGGATATGGCAAACCTTGCTGCCGAAACCAAAGATATGGGTTTCCAGTTAGAGCAAGTTCAAGGATTTACGCCAACACCAATGACGGTTGCTACTGTAATTTATTACAGTGGTTACCATCCATACACACTTAAGAAAGTAAAAACACCAATTTCTAAAAAAGAAAAAGACGAGCAACACCGTTTTTTCTTTTGGTATAAGGATGAAAACAAAGCATGGATTAAAAAAACCTTGAATAAATTGGGTCGTCAAGATTTACTTCAAGTGTTACTGCCAGAAAAAACCGAAAAGTGGCGTAAAAACAAACCAAAAGGAGAGGCTAAGAACACCTACAATGATGCAGTACCTTTTAATCAGCGTAAAACTGAGGATAAGGTTCGTTTTAAATCTAAGAAGCGGAAGAAGAAGAGTCGTCGTTAA
- a CDS encoding bile acid:sodium symporter family protein: MRFVKLDKFVLAIIVTVLMAYLYPDLGKGQSAKVLSTISSIGVALIFFFYGLKLSPKQIGLGLKNWKLHLLIQLSTFIIFPLIVLSVYPFIAQASKTLWLSFLFLAALPSTVSSSVVMVSIAKGNVPSAIFNASISGLIGIIVTPLWVGLFLTQSASDFSLAEVYQKLLLEILAPVVLGLLLHRFLGAFAQKHKKQLTLFDKSIILLIIYKSFSKSFLDGIFDSLSILELILIMCVVIILFFVIYFSIGFIAQKLNFSLEDRITAQFCGTKKSLVHGTVFSKILFQNAAILGVILLPIMMFHAFQILVTSVIAAKHSRRP; encoded by the coding sequence ATGAGATTTGTTAAGTTAGACAAGTTTGTTCTTGCCATTATAGTAACCGTTCTAATGGCGTATCTGTATCCTGACTTAGGCAAAGGTCAAAGTGCAAAGGTATTGAGTACTATAAGCAGTATTGGTGTTGCTTTGATTTTCTTTTTCTATGGACTTAAATTAAGCCCTAAACAAATCGGATTAGGCTTAAAAAATTGGAAACTCCATTTATTGATTCAGTTGAGTACCTTTATCATATTTCCCTTAATAGTATTAAGCGTTTATCCATTTATAGCTCAAGCATCGAAAACCCTTTGGTTGTCATTTTTGTTTTTAGCAGCATTACCCTCTACGGTATCCTCTTCTGTCGTTATGGTTTCTATTGCTAAAGGGAATGTTCCTTCTGCAATTTTTAATGCAAGTATTTCAGGTTTGATTGGTATTATAGTAACACCTTTATGGGTAGGATTATTTTTAACGCAATCTGCATCAGATTTTAGTCTAGCTGAAGTATACCAAAAGTTACTTTTAGAAATATTGGCGCCTGTCGTTTTAGGATTATTGCTCCATCGTTTTTTAGGGGCATTTGCTCAAAAACACAAAAAACAACTGACCTTATTTGATAAAAGCATAATACTTTTAATCATTTACAAAAGCTTTTCAAAATCATTTTTAGATGGAATATTTGACTCTCTAAGTATTCTAGAATTGATTCTCATCATGTGTGTGGTAATAATTCTATTCTTTGTCATTTATTTTTCAATTGGTTTTATTGCCCAAAAACTCAATTTTAGTTTAGAAGATAGGATTACTGCACAATTTTGTGGTACTAAAAAATCATTGGTGCATGGAACCGTTTTTTCTAAAATACTATTTCAGAATGCAGCAATTTTAGGCGTTATTTTACTTCCTATTATGATGTTTCATGCGTTTCAGATTTTGGTAACCAGTGTCATTGCGGCTAAACATTCTAGAAGACCTTGA
- a CDS encoding ferritin-like domain-containing protein, whose amino-acid sequence MKKRVLKVHQPKQRTSSKRRQFIKLSGMAVLGSGLLMACSDDDDFINPTPNVFDLGSGDLGVLNYAYALEQLEADFYEKVVNGSYWASASSIEKQVLQDLYYHEVNHRDLFDTAISAAVGSNTNLKLPSLEFDYGSLDFGSRDQVLGTAKVLEDTGVSAYNGAGRLITDPNYLVLAGKIVSVEARHASAIRTLINPGSADFAGDDVVDPVTGLDRAQDPSEILSAVGDTGFITTPFTANSLP is encoded by the coding sequence ATGAAAAAAAGAGTTTTAAAAGTGCATCAACCTAAACAAAGAACGTCAAGTAAAAGACGTCAGTTTATTAAGCTGAGCGGTATGGCTGTTCTTGGTTCAGGTCTTTTGATGGCATGCAGCGATGACGATGATTTTATTAATCCCACACCAAACGTATTTGACTTAGGCTCGGGAGATTTAGGCGTATTAAATTACGCGTACGCTCTAGAACAGCTTGAAGCGGATTTTTATGAAAAAGTAGTGAATGGTTCCTATTGGGCGAGTGCTTCATCCATAGAAAAGCAGGTATTGCAAGATTTGTATTACCATGAGGTTAATCATAGAGATTTATTTGACACCGCTATTTCAGCGGCCGTTGGATCTAACACCAATTTAAAATTACCATCATTAGAATTTGATTATGGCTCTCTCGATTTTGGGAGCAGAGATCAAGTACTAGGTACGGCAAAAGTTTTAGAAGATACTGGGGTTTCCGCTTATAATGGTGCAGGCAGATTAATAACTGATCCAAATTATTTAGTGCTGGCAGGAAAAATTGTTTCTGTTGAAGCAAGACATGCTTCTGCTATAAGAACGTTGATCAATCCTGGTTCGGCAGATTTTGCTGGTGATGATGTTGTAGATCCTGTAACAGGATTAGATAGAGCTCAAGATCCTTCAGAGATTTTATCTGCTGTAGGAGACACAGGATTTATAACCACTCCTTTCACGGCAAATAGTTTACCGTAA